GTCCCTAGGCCCCTCCCCATGCCAGGTAGGAGCCAGAGCAGGGCTATGGAGGACCAAGGgagctgtggggcacctgggcaacCAATGCCAGCTCCTGCCATTATCTCCACAGGCCCTGAAGACTCCTGAGGTCACAGGCCACTGCAGAGTCCAGAGGGCCACTGTCTGGGACTCAGGCAGCAGCTTGACTCTAGGCAGTGGCCCAAGTCCCTGTCCCATCCTCTACCCAGGCTCCAGCCCCGCAGCCAGGGTCAGCCTGCACCGCTGCCTGGAGCCCACCTCAACAGTATGAATACCCCAGGGCCCTGCACACCCATCCCTTTAACCTGggacccctccccccagctgTCACCAATCCCAACTTCCCTGGCTGCCTCTCCTTTGACTAGGGACCCCCAGGACCCCCTAATTGTCCTCTCACTGACCTGTGCCCCCTGACCAACCCGACttccccccagggccctgcccttgCACTCCAGCCTTCAGGACTCAGCCTCCCTGCTGGGGACCCAGGGCTCTGTGGAGCAGTGTGAGAGGAACTCAGCCAAGACCCCAGCCCTGCAGGGGCTACAGTGGCACACACACAGGGCTGCCCTGCTGGCCCCCCTGCCCTGTGAGCCCACCCCCTGCCTGCCCACTCACACCCTGGAGGCTGCTGGCAGGGAAGGCCACAAGAGTGGGTGAAGCAGAAGACCCCGAGCCCATCCCCTGTCCTGAGCTCCATGGCTACTGGGTGGCAGCAGCAGCCTTTTTTCCCCTGCAGGCCCCCAGTCCTGAGCTGATCACAGAAGGTCTCTTCTCCAGCCTGCAGAAGTAAGAAATGGACCCTCCCCCTCCTGGGCCCAATCCTCATCCCTAAGGTCACCACGGCTCCACCCGTATCCCACTACTCCCCAGGATGGACCTGCTGGAGGAGATCTTAGCAGAGCTGCAAGGCGGATGCCAACTTGGAGACAAGCCCAGCCTCAACCCTGCTCTTGACACAGATTCTTAGAGTGCCCATGACTGCCTCTCTGCAGATACCACCCCCCTCAGAGCCTCCCAGGAGTGACTTCCCATTCAGCACTTGCTGAAATGATAAAGTGAAAAAGCAACCCATCTGTTTCGGCCTCTTTGTTCAGAGTCTGGCCCCAGTGTGACACTAGCAGCCatgttttcactgtttttattcattaattttgtcAGATGGTTTAGTGGGGTATGGGGGGGTGGATGGACAGGAGCTGTTCCCCAACCCCCGTGCACAGGTCAGGACAAGCTGGGGGCtcctggagggggagggaagacCGTGTCAGCCTAGCCCTCAGACTTGTGCGAGAGCCCCCAGAATGGGAGgatggtggggggatgggtgtgcccttcggcccagggtaggGAAGCTATAACAGGTTAGGGACCCACATCAGAAACAAGTTACAAAGTTAGAAACCTGGGGTAGGGGTCAGGAgctcaagaaaatacaaaacaagggATTGACTGGGCCAAGATCagtgagggggaagggaagggcgGAAGATCTCTCCCAGCTGTGGCTCAGCAGTAGCTCCGGGTCTGACCCTCAGAGTGGAGGGACCAGCTGGGAgtggggtaggggggtgggggaccAGCCCCCTCCCTTCCTTGCCCCCCATTCCTGTACAAGGACCCTCGGTGGTGCTCACCCCCCCTCCCATAGGCTGGTGGGGCTGCCCTATACAGCAGGAGAGGCTCTGGAGGGCCCCAGGGTGCAGGCACCCTGTGAGGAGTGTGGGGGCCCCAGGGGGCCCGCTGTTTCTGGGGtaggcggggggctgggggtccAGGATCTGAACGGCTacgggggtgggcaggaggggaggaggagctggaagaggcaggtgAGGGACCCCTGGGCCCCAGAGCTAGGTTGACATAGAGGGGCTCAGGCCGGGTGGGGCGCCTGGCAGAATGCTGAGGGGCTGAGTAGCCAAGGTGGTCGTGGGGAAAGCAGGAGGGGGGCGGTGGGTAGCTGAGCAGGAAGTCGGGGGACCTGTGGAGTGGTGGTGACTGGCCAAGCAGGCCATATGAGGCATTGAGCCGATCTGGGGGCATAGAGCGAAAGGGACTCCAGGACCTAGTGGGGCCAGAGTAGGGGGTTCCTTCACCCGCCTCGATTTCATAGTACAGGTTCTCTCCCCTGTCAAGTGGTGCAGGGGGACCTAAGGGGCTCCTCCAGactggggctggggagctgggttGGAAGGATGGGGAACCCAGGGGGTACAAGCCTGGTTTGGGGACCCCAAGGAAGGGTGGCAGGCACTCCCGAGGGGCTGAAGAGAAGAACCCGGGAGTAGGAGCCTGTGAGGGGACAGAACAGGGGAGCTGAGCTGCCATCTCTGGCTCGTGCCCACGCCCCCTACACCCCCCTCTCCCAAGCTGGGCACTGACCTGGGCAGGGCCTCTGAGTCCCCTCCTTGAGGTCCCTGGGGGCCGCTGGTTTCTCACCAGGCTCCCATCGCTTTGTTGCCTTGGTAGGGAGGGTGGGGGTCCAGGaacccaggcacctgggtgggctaGGGAATTGGGGGCTGGCCCAACCCCTGAGGTCCCTGGGGGCTCACCGCCCACCTCCAGTGACAGTGAGCGGTGGaaaggggagtggggagcagaaggGGTGCCCCCATGCTCCTGTTGGCTCTGTCTCTGGGCCACCTGCTGAGCCCGCtcagccagggccagggccatgAGGCGTGCTGGattcttggggggtgggggtggggcccccCCAGGGCGCAggagggacaggggtgggggcagtaGCGGTGAATCCATGCCAGGACCTACCCAGAAAGGAATGACAAGAGTCAGCCAGGTTCTGGGTGCAGCTTCAGGGTCTCTATGGGTGTGGGGTAGGGTGAGTAGGACTCACCGTGCTGGCCTTGGGCTCCCCGGGGAACAGGCAGTGCCAGCTTGCTGCAGATCTCCTGTTGGCAGGTGTCACTCAGCTGGGCCTCGGCTCCACGCAGCAGCAAGGGGATGAGATGGGGCcgcaggcctgggctggggctgagggctggTGCTGGGGTGACTGAGGCAGGCGTTCCCCCAGCCCCTAGCAGCTCCAGGACAGCAGGTGGCACTGATACAGCCAGGGGCTCTGAGATGTCCAGGGCAGTGGGCGAGGCAGGGCTGGTGGTCCCACGGGGTGAGAGGGCCTGGGGGGTCACTCTGggtgggaaggcagaggcaggggcagggggtgctgggCTGGCAGGAGGTGCCGGATCCCCCGGTGTGGGGCTGCTGCAGCGAAAGGTAAGGGGATCGAAGTCGAGCCCCCGGAGCCCCTCCAGGCAGCGCGGTGGGCTGAAGTCCAGCTCGTCACCATCATCCAGCCAGGCCGAGGTTCGATGTGAGGGGGAACCAGAGAGTGCCCCTAGACCAGCTGCCGAGGATCCAGAGGAGGAGGactcagaagaggaggaggactcggaggaggaggaggatgaggacaGGCTCTCGCAGGAGCCAGCAGGTGCCGGGCCCACAGGGAAAGCATCACTGCTGGAGTGCGGTCGCCGTAGCCTGTGCAGCCTCTGGAGGCCTGGAAGCGGGGGGACAGTAGGGTGTCAGGGGCCAAAACTATACATACCCATACGTCAATAATAGGGGACATAACCCAGTAGGTTAGGCTGGGGAAGTGACATGGAGAGACGCTTGCCTGGATAGGGTCACAGTGGCTGCAAATCCAGGGAGAGCTGTTAGCTGTTCAGACTCGcagtgataaaagaaataaactggCAAGGCCATGATGAGAACCTTCCACACCCCAAGCCAAGCCTGCTGTCTGACAACCGCGCGGCTGGCGAGCATGAGACCAGTGGGATCTCACGGGCTCTCCCTCCTGGGAGTGCAGAGTGGGGCGACTATTTTTGGAAAAAGATTGGGCCTTGGCACGTACAGTTGAACAGGAGCATGCCCTACGGCGTGCACCTCGGCTCCGGGGTACGGGTAACCCTCTCTCAAGGGCACGGGTGTGGCAGGGATTGCTCGCCAGAGCTCCCCAGCCCACTAGGAGTAGGATGGACGGCAACTCTGGATGGGACAGCCACAGCTGGATACCAGAGAGCAGCCAAGAGGAACGAGCCTGAGCCACACTCAGCCGTGTGGGTGGCAGTGAGTGAACAGTCAGATTCACATCCAGCCCCTCACCCCCTTTCTTAGGATAGGAATGCTAAGGAACTTAAGAACTAAGGAACTTTAGGAATTTAAAGTTTCCAAAGCACTAGGACTGTGCCCTGTGCTATTTCCCCAGATGCCTGCAGGCGATAAAACCTTAGAGCAAGGGGATGTCAGACCTAGAGGGCGCCTCTGCTGGAGAGGCAGCAGATGGGAAAGGGGGGAGCTTGCAGGTAAGGGCTGAGGCTCTTACAGTTCTGGCCAGTGGGTTCATGgctgttcattttattatttagatttttttttttaaaggaatgaataaaagcCTGACAGGATCCTGCCTGGGCCAATGATCACAGTACCTCATGAACCAAGAGTGATGCTTTATCCAACTCACTGCACTTAATGTCCAGAtttggaacaacaacaacaaaaactagaaCCCCCTGAATTTGAAGTACATTTAGAGGCCACCTCAGGGCCCCCGGTCCTCCCAGCTCCACCTGGGCACAGGCATGAGCCACCCTGCACTCACCAGCCCCGCTGGCCTGCGATGACAGAGACTCCTCACTTTTGGCAGATCTCAGGGTGACTGTGTCTGGTCGGCCGCCTGCTAGAAGAGAGGGGGATGGTCATGGGGCATTCCAGagtgcctccccccacctccaccacccccaccacggCCCCTGACCTGAAGGCTGCGGTGGAGCACGGGTGCCCCCCAGCCAGGGTAGAGGCTTCTTTCGGGGTATGCTGGGGCCCCGGCCCAGTGCAAAGAAGGTCTTCCAACTGCTTCCCCCTGGCTTTCgctgcttctctcctctctcccctttcctcctggGGTTTGTGGGAGACACAGGAGGCAGTCTGAGGATCTGGGGCCTCCAGGCTGGCCCTGTGCTCCCCCGGCATCCCACTCACCTTTCCACAGGTGAAGCTGGGGCCTTGGGAGTTGTGGGCTCGGTGGGAGTCCCCAGCCGGCCCTGGGTGCGAGCCTGGGCTTCCTCCAGCGTCAGCAGGCGAGTGGAGGGGCCGCTGCCCGCAAGGGACttgggcctggggaggaggcaaCGGCCTAGGGAGTTGGGAAAGGGGATAGGTGTCAGCTCAGGGGGGCCGTTCAGGGCCACAGGCAAAGCCAAGCGCTACAGCCCAAGCCCCGGCCCGCAGCGTGCCCACCCGGGCTGGCAAGGCAGGGGGCCAGGGCGGATCAGGCGGGAATGGGCGGGCAGCAggcaggtgaggaggaggagtgaGGCGGAACGAGCTGATGAGGAGGCAGCTCCCGGCAGCCAGCGAGGGCAGAGGCTCTGGCTTCAGTTACCTCGGGCCAGAGGGCCCTCCGACGTGCTGAATCCTGATTGGGCTGGGGTCCGGGGTAGGGCGGGGAGTCTGGGTGGGGCCGGGGTGGGGTCAAGTCTGGGgacctcccacctcctccctggtgGACCCCTGGCCCCAAGAGCCCCCAGGAGCTACAAGGGGTGAAGGAAGAACGATGTCCGGGCCAAGAAGTGGGGATCCTGAGCGTAGGAGCTGAAATgagaaggggggggaggggagggagaggccggGGCGGGGTCCTCAAGGAGCCAGGAGGGAGGTCCAGCTTCAGTGGGGTAGGGATAGGGTGGGGAGCCCACCTGCCCTCCCACTGCAGCCCTAACAATGAGGGGGCAGTAGCCAGGACATCAGGCGGCGGGATGGGCATACCTGCAGGGTCGAGGCCAGCAGAGGTGAAGGTGTCGCTGAACAGGACATCCACGTGGGTGAGCAGGAATTCCACTACCACGGACTGCACCCGGACCTCCCTGAAGGCTGCtgccccacccagccccaccgACTCCAGTTCCATGGACCtgggtgagggggaggagggaagccagATGCTCTGAGCCCCAGCTGGTGGGTTCCCACTAGGCAAGATGGGGAGCCAATGAAGAAATGACTGTCGTCCACACCTCTGACCTCATCAAAGTAATCACATCCAGAGTTGGGTTCTCAACCTTTCCCCCAACCCCGTCCTCCCCATCTCAGCCAATGCTCAGGCCAAATACCTTGGGGGGTGTTGCTCCTGACCCCTCTTTCCCTTACCCCTATATCCAAGCTCTCGGCAATCCCTGTCTGCTCCACCCACCTATCCTGAACCTAAACTCTTCTCCCCCACTGTCCCCACCCTGGCCCAGCCTCCATCCTCCCACTCCCAAACATCTCAGCAGTTCCTCCTTGGGCTCCCAGTCTGTCCTGCCCCCGGGAGGCTGCTCCCCTGCACAGGGAGCCTGTGATGCCAGGTCAGAACCCTCCTGGCTCAGAGCCCTCCCCTGGCTGCACCTCTTTCCTAGTAAAAGTCCAAGTCTACACTGTGCCCCACGACCCTAAGTCACTCCTCTGTCTGGTCCCCTGTTATCTCTGACGTCATCATCTCCTCCCCCTCAACCCCTCACTCACTTGCTCACTGACCTCCTTCCTGGTCCTCCCGCACAGTGGGCAGCCTTCCAGCCCCCAGACATTTGCTCCTCCCCAGATATCCACATGggtccctccctcacctcctgcaGGTCTCGACTCAGATGTTACCTTCTCAATGGACTCTTCTCCACccactttatttaaaattgtaagtttccttctctttcctccccaccctTGTCCTAGAAGTTCTTATATCCACCATCTCATGTATCACCTATTTTACTTAGGACAGAGAGCTTTCCTGTCTTGGTCACCATCAAATTCTCTGGGGCTCACACTGCTACTGGCCATAGGAAGACTTTtcctgaagccttccctgacactctaaaaatgtcaaaatgcCATCACCCTGTGCatctccctttcctgctctgtAATCTTTCTCCTTGGTAGTCATCACGATCATCACATTCTCTATTTTCCTTGTTCAGAGTCCATCCCTCCCATGCAAATGTGAGCCCAGGAGCAGAGGATCTTGCTCCACTACTGTGCCCCGGTGCTGAGAACAAGAGCTGGCACCCAGGAGGTCCTTAAGAAATATgtcagggcagccagggtggctcagcggtttggcgccatctttggtccagggcgggatcctggagacccgggatggtgTCCCACTTCagggtccctggatggagcctgcttctccctctgcctgtgtctctgcctctctctctctctctctgtacctctaataataaataaataaaatcttaaaaaaaaaaagaaatatgtgtcaAATGAAATGAGTAAGAGAACAAAGACTGGGTGGGTGCTAGGTGGGAAGTGTGGGGGCAGACCTGGGCCCCAGCTTGTGGAAGGAAGCTGAGGGGGCAGGCTGGTGAGCTGCCAACTTACCGTAGCAGGTTGGGTGCCCAGACAATGGCCAGGTTGCGAGCATGCATGCTGGTGTTGGCACTGTGTCTCGCCATGCGGGCCAAGTGCCTCAGCAGgtactccagggtcctgggggtgggagtggaggatGACACCTGAGCCTCAACTCCCTTGGGACCCCATCACAGGCCTTCCCTGCCCCTTCTGGTTTACCTGTAGTGAGGCGGGGGCAGCTGTTGGATGACATCGTGGACACGCACCAGGCGTTCCTCCTCCCCAGGCACTGACATGGCTTCCTGAGATTATGCACAGACCTGGTGAGGGCTTGGCCAACACATCCCAGCACCCTCCAACCTTGGCAGCTCCCTTACTCACACTGAACTTCCCATAGAGCTGATATGTGAGCAAGGGATTGGGCAGCTCCCGGAAGTAGAGCTTGCAGAGGGAGGACACACTGTGGATGTCCTGCAGGAAGGCAGGGCCAGACAGTTCCGGGATCCTCTCACTGTCAAACTCGTGCCTGAGGCCACCAGGTCAAGGAGAAGAAAGATTCAGGTTAGAGCTGACCCAGGTGGCCATGTTCTTCCCCCACCTTCCAAAGTGTCCACACATGGATGTAACCCTGttcctgtgctgggctctgcagAGGCAGAACCTGACTGAAGCCCCCAACAACTCGGTGTGCCCCAATGAGCGtgccccattttacaggggaGAACCCTGAGGCTCAGGTGGGAGATGCTCCTGCTCGTGGCTACCAAAGCCATCTGAATACTGAGCGTGACCACGCATCCTCCTTCCACGAAGCTGGCCTTCTCCTGGCTTCAAGAGGTCCCTGGAAGATGTGGCTAAAATCCCAACAACCCCTGCTCTCAGTTCTCTGGTGGTGTCCCACTGCTCTTGGGTAAACGGCTTCTCATGTGACTTCGTGCCTTGTCTCTCAGATCCCCAGGCTCCACACTGTCACCTCACTCCCCCTGTCAGCCCCAGTGCTCACGTCTCACTGTTTCCCACTGGAGGCTGTTCTTCATGCTGCTCCTCCTCGGCTCAGAACCCTCCTGTGGTTACTGCCTTACTCCGTGTAAAGGCAAATCCTAACTGTTGTCCAAAAGGCCTTGTATACTCTGCCGCCATTTACTGCTGGGCCATGAACTCCTGCTGCTTTCCCCTTGCTCTAACTGTTCCCAGCATGGTGAATGCCCATCCCAGGAAGTCCACACAGCTGGCTCCCTCGCCTCCTCCAGAGCAAGCTCTCCCCCAGGTGGCCTCCTCTGTCCACCAAATTTAAAACTGcaatttctgggcagcccaggtggctcagtggtttagcgccgccttcagcccagggcttgatcctggagactcaggatcaagtcccatgtcaggctccctgcatggagcctgcttctccctctgctgtgtctctgcctctctctctctctgtgtgtgtgtgtgtctctcatgaataaataaataaaatctttaaaaaaataaataaataaaacaataaataaaactgcaattTCCCTCCCCAACTTATTATGATCCTTCTTACCCCATTCTCTTGTTCTCCATAGCACTTGTCACCTACTTGTACACTTCCTCATTTCCTTGTTTGTCTCTCTGTCTAGCATGTGAGCCCCAAGAGGGCAGGAATCTTTGTCTCCTGTGCCTTGTGCTTGGCATGTGGCAGGTACTCAGTGAAGGCTAATCTCTTTGCTCCCAATGATTATTCTGCTCTTCTTGCCTTTCAGGCCTCTGCTTGGGTGTCACTTCCTCGAGAAAGCCCTCCTTGCCCTCAGCCCCAGTCCAACTGCACCCTAAGTTCTCCTAACGCTCTGATActtctgtgtccccagcacaTGGCACAGGGCCTGGACTAGAGATGATGCCCAGAAAGTGTTTGCGGAAGGAAGGGCTTGGTGGAGGGCCCTCACCGTAGCCTCTGGATGTTGGATGACACTCCTGAGAGCCGGTAGATTCCATCCACCACCCCATGGGCCTCAATAAACTCAGAGCAGCAGCGAAGTACCTGGGGCACTGGGAGAAAGCAGGGGCTCAGGACTGGGCAGGTTGCACGAGTGGGAGGAGTGGCCTGGGCAGGTAGACGTGGGGCCTCACCATCCTGGCCTGAATTGCTGAGGTGCTCCCCAAGATCACAGCCGAACACCCTCTGCCGCAGGATGCCCCGCTGCCGCAGCCGCTGCCGAGAAGGGCGGGAGCGCATGAAGGTTCGCAGGAGGCCGGCCAGCTTCCCACGTGGCCGGGGCACAGCTGTGGGGGTAAAGGCACGCCATAGAGGGTCAGTGCAGCAGCTGGTCtcatggcaggggtgggggggggttggggttgagggggttggggggcaggggcctggcctcTTGTTCCCATTACCTGAGGTCAGAGAGGAGACACCCTGGGGCGTTGGGACACCGCAGGGGGGACCATCAGCATCTGTGGGGCAAACAATGGGTGAAAAGAATGGATGACAGGCAAGGATGCAGGGAGGCCTCCTCATTTTGCCCCTGGCACTTACCCCCCTTTAGTCCTGGACCAGGCCGCTCTGTGAACAGTTCCACACACTCACTGGGGAAGAAACCAACCTGTGGAGGGTTTGGGGTCCGTGAGTGGGCCGCCCTAACTGGTGCGGTACCCTGCCCCACCTGTCTACCCAAGCCAGACTCACCTGGAAGCCCCGTTTGCCCCGCCACCAGCTCCGATCCTCCGTGGGTGGCATGTCGATCACTGAGACAATGTCGCCCACCTGGGAGCCAGAAGGTAATTGGAGGGAGGGTCAGAAGGGACAGGAGTGTGGGCAGCCCagctggagtctgcttccccACAGCCTCACCTCGAAGGACAGCTCGTCTGGTGCCTGGGCCGTGTACCGTTTTATTACGTGCGCAGCAGCCACCGCAGGGATGTTCAGGGAGGCTTCCTCACTGAGGAGCAGTCGGCGGCCATGGTTGTCCAGCTGAGATGCGGAGAGGCCAAAAGAAGGACATAATAAAGGCAGAGAAGATTCCTTCATGCCTAGTGGAGGCCACTACCTGTCCCCTATCTAAGAGCCTGTCAGTCACTTATTGGTCAAACACCGAAATCCTTGCCCAACAaagcccctccttccctctcacaTCCCAGGACGCCCCTGCACCCTCATCCTCCACAGCAGACACCGCACATTTGCTATCTGAAAACCAGGTCCGAGCCACTGTTGGCCAGGTGTTCTAGGAGTTACAGTCACATCTATTTCTCACCGATATATCTTCAAATTCTCACATCCCCATAGTCCAGAGCctgctaacacacacacacacacacacacacacacacacacacacacactcacacacactcattctCCCTCACAGCCATGTGCCCACACAGACACCGAAATACCAGTGCCTCCTCCACTCTGGCTCGTTTCTTTCCTGTGCCCACACACTCAGACTGTGAGTTCTCCCTCCTCAGACATCCCTCTCTCACTTCCAACTCCCagccccccttcccacctccatccAGGTGAGCACAGGCCCACAGTTGAGGTTACTGTCCACCAGGCCTGACAGGGTCTCCAGGTATTGCAGCAGCAGTGGTACCAGCATCTGAGGGCAGGATATCAGGGTGGGCTTTTGTG
This portion of the Vulpes lagopus strain Blue_001 chromosome 2, ASM1834538v1, whole genome shotgun sequence genome encodes:
- the ARHGAP33 gene encoding rho GTPase-activating protein 33 isoform X3; amino-acid sequence: MGWRGTEPRARSTDSLDGPGEGSVQPLPHTGGPSVKGKPGKRLSAPRGPFPRLADCAHFHYENVDFGHIQLLLSPEREGPSFSGENELVFGVQVTCQGRSWPVLRSYDDFRSLDAHLHRCIFDRRFSCLPELPPPPEGARAAQMLVPLLLQYLETLSGLVDSNLNCGPVLTWMELDNHGRRLLLSEEASLNIPAVAAAHVIKRYTAQAPDELSFEVGDIVSVIDMPPTEDRSWWRGKRGFQVGFFPSECVELFTERPGPGLKGDADGPPCGVPTPQGVSSLTSAVPRPRGKLAGLLRTFMRSRPSRQRLRQRGILRQRVFGCDLGEHLSNSGQDVPQVLRCCSEFIEAHGVVDGIYRLSGVSSNIQRLRHEFDSERIPELSGPAFLQDIHSVSSLCKLYFRELPNPLLTYQLYGKFSEAMSVPGEEERLVRVHDVIQQLPPPHYRTLEYLLRHLARMARHSANTSMHARNLAIVWAPNLLRSMELESVGLGGAAAFREVRVQSVVVEFLLTHVDVLFSDTFTSAGLDPAGRCLLPRPKSLAGSGPSTRLLTLEEAQARTQGRLGTPTEPTTPKAPASPVERRKGERGEKQRKPGGSSWKTFFALGRGPSIPRKKPLPWLGGTRAPPQPSGGRPDTVTLRSAKSEESLSSQASGAGLQRLHRLRRPHSSSDAFPVGPAPAGSCESLSSSSSSSESSSSSESSSSGSSAAGLGALSGSPSHRTSAWLDDGDELDFSPPRCLEGLRGLDFDPLTFRCSSPTPGDPAPPASPAPPAPASAFPPRVTPQALSPRGTTSPASPTALDISEPLAVSVPPAVLELLGAGGTPASVTPAPALSPSPGLRPHLIPLLLRGAEAQLSDTCQQEICSKLALPVPRGAQGQHGPGMDSPLLPPPLSLLRPGGAPPPPPKNPARLMALALAERAQQVAQRQSQQEHGGTPSAPHSPFHRSLSLEVGGEPPGTSGVGPAPNSLAHPGAWVPGPPPSLPRQQSDGSLVRNQRPPGTSRRGLRGPAQAPTPGFFSSAPRECLPPFLGVPKPGLYPLGSPSFQPSSPAPVWRSPLGPPAPLDRGENLYYEIEAGEGTPYSGPTRSWSPFRSMPPDRLNASYGLLGQSPPLHRSPDFLLSYPPPPSCFPHDHLGYSAPQHSARRPTRPEPLYVNLALGPRGPSPASSSSSSPPAHPRSRSDPGPPAPRLPQKQRAPWGPHTPHRVPAPWGPPEPLLLYRAAPPAYGRGGEHHRGSLYRNGGQGREGAGPPPPYPTPSWSLHSEGQTRSYC
- the ARHGAP33 gene encoding rho GTPase-activating protein 33 isoform X2, which produces MVARSTDSLDGPGEGSVQPLPHTGGPSVKGKPGKRLSAPRGPFPRLADCAHFHYENVDFGHIQLLLSPEREGPSFSGENELVFGVQVTCQGRSWPVLRSYDDFRSLDAHLHRCIFDRRFSCLPELPPPPEGARAAQMLVPLLLQYLETLSGLVDSNLNCGPVLTWMELDNHGRRLLLSEEASLNIPAVAAAHVIKRYTAQAPDELSFEVGDIVSVIDMPPTEDRSWWRGKRGFQVGFFPSECVELFTERPGPGLKGDADGPPCGVPTPQGVSSLTSAVPRPRGKLAGLLRTFMRSRPSRQRLRQRGILRQRVFGCDLGEHLSNSGQDVPQVLRCCSEFIEAHGVVDGIYRLSGVSSNIQRLRHEFDSERIPELSGPAFLQDIHSVSSLCKLYFRELPNPLLTYQLYGKFSEAMSVPGEEERLVRVHDVIQQLPPPHYRTLEYLLRHLARMARHSANTSMHARNLAIVWAPNLLRSMELESVGLGGAAAFREVRVQSVVVEFLLTHVDVLFSDTFTSAGLDPAGRCLLPRPKSLAGSGPSTRLLTLEEAQARTQGRLGTPTEPTTPKAPASPVERRKGERGEKQRKPGGSSWKTFFALGRGPSIPRKKPLPWLGGTRAPPQPSGGRPDTVTLRSAKSEESLSSQASGAGLQRLHRLRRPHSSSDAFPVGPAPAGSCESLSSSSSSSESSSSSESSSSGSSAAGLGALSGSPSHRTSAWLDDGDELDFSPPRCLEGLRGLDFDPLTFRCSSPTPGDPAPPASPAPPAPASAFPPRVTPQALSPRGTTSPASPTALDISEPLAVSVPPAVLELLGAGGTPASVTPAPALSPSPGLRPHLIPLLLRGAEAQLSDTCQQEICSKLALPVPRGAQGQHGPGMDSPLLPPPLSLLRPGGAPPPPPKNPARLMALALAERAQQVAQRQSQQEHGGTPSAPHSPFHRSLSLEVGGEPPGTSGVGPAPNSLAHPGAWVPGPPPSLPRQQSDGSLVRNQRPPGTSRRGLRGPAQVSAQLGRGGCRGRGHEPEMAAQLPCSVPSQAPTPGFFSSAPRECLPPFLGVPKPGLYPLGSPSFQPSSPAPVWRSPLGPPAPLDRGENLYYEIEAGEGTPYSGPTRSWSPFRSMPPDRLNASYGLLGQSPPLHRSPDFLLSYPPPPSCFPHDHLGYSAPQHSARRPTRPEPLYVNLALGPRGPSPASSSSSSPPAHPRSRSDPGPPAPRLPQKQRAPWGPHTPHRVPAPWGPPEPLLLYRAAPPAYGRGGEHHRGSLYRNGGQGREGAGPPPPYPTPSWSLHSEGQTRSYC
- the ARHGAP33 gene encoding rho GTPase-activating protein 33 isoform X1, which encodes MGWRGTEPRARSTDSLDGPGEGSVQPLPHTGGPSVKGKPGKRLSAPRGPFPRLADCAHFHYENVDFGHIQLLLSPEREGPSFSGENELVFGVQVTCQGRSWPVLRSYDDFRSLDAHLHRCIFDRRFSCLPELPPPPEGARAAQMLVPLLLQYLETLSGLVDSNLNCGPVLTWMELDNHGRRLLLSEEASLNIPAVAAAHVIKRYTAQAPDELSFEVGDIVSVIDMPPTEDRSWWRGKRGFQVGFFPSECVELFTERPGPGLKGDADGPPCGVPTPQGVSSLTSAVPRPRGKLAGLLRTFMRSRPSRQRLRQRGILRQRVFGCDLGEHLSNSGQDVPQVLRCCSEFIEAHGVVDGIYRLSGVSSNIQRLRHEFDSERIPELSGPAFLQDIHSVSSLCKLYFRELPNPLLTYQLYGKFSEAMSVPGEEERLVRVHDVIQQLPPPHYRTLEYLLRHLARMARHSANTSMHARNLAIVWAPNLLRSMELESVGLGGAAAFREVRVQSVVVEFLLTHVDVLFSDTFTSAGLDPAGRCLLPRPKSLAGSGPSTRLLTLEEAQARTQGRLGTPTEPTTPKAPASPVERRKGERGEKQRKPGGSSWKTFFALGRGPSIPRKKPLPWLGGTRAPPQPSGGRPDTVTLRSAKSEESLSSQASGAGLQRLHRLRRPHSSSDAFPVGPAPAGSCESLSSSSSSSESSSSSESSSSGSSAAGLGALSGSPSHRTSAWLDDGDELDFSPPRCLEGLRGLDFDPLTFRCSSPTPGDPAPPASPAPPAPASAFPPRVTPQALSPRGTTSPASPTALDISEPLAVSVPPAVLELLGAGGTPASVTPAPALSPSPGLRPHLIPLLLRGAEAQLSDTCQQEICSKLALPVPRGAQGQHGPGMDSPLLPPPLSLLRPGGAPPPPPKNPARLMALALAERAQQVAQRQSQQEHGGTPSAPHSPFHRSLSLEVGGEPPGTSGVGPAPNSLAHPGAWVPGPPPSLPRQQSDGSLVRNQRPPGTSRRGLRGPAQVSAQLGRGGCRGRGHEPEMAAQLPCSVPSQAPTPGFFSSAPRECLPPFLGVPKPGLYPLGSPSFQPSSPAPVWRSPLGPPAPLDRGENLYYEIEAGEGTPYSGPTRSWSPFRSMPPDRLNASYGLLGQSPPLHRSPDFLLSYPPPPSCFPHDHLGYSAPQHSARRPTRPEPLYVNLALGPRGPSPASSSSSSPPAHPRSRSDPGPPAPRLPQKQRAPWGPHTPHRVPAPWGPPEPLLLYRAAPPAYGRGGEHHRGSLYRNGGQGREGAGPPPPYPTPSWSLHSEGQTRSYC